The sequence TTGGCAGTCAATCAAAGAAATGCAATCCATAACAGTCACTGAAAAACAGAGCAGCCGCACTACAAGTGAAAGACTGAATAAAATGCTCACTAATGCAGGGAAAGTCTTCCAGGAGGGCATTGGAACATTAAAGCACATGAAAGCACAGATTGTGTTGGAAGATAAGGCAGTCCCCAAATTTCACAAGGCTCGCCAGGTACCATATGCCCTTCGTCCTAAAGTGGAGAATGAGCTCCACAAACTGGAAAACGAGGGCATATTATCCAAAGTTGACTGGTCTGAGTGGGCGACGCTTATAGTTCCAGTAGTGAAAGGAAATGGCTCAGTACGTATCTGTGGAGATTTTAAAGTAACCATCAATCCGGTACTGAAAGCTGAACAATACCCTTTACCGCATATTGATGACATATTTGCAGCACTGGGCCAGGGTAAGCGGTTTTCAAAGATCGACCTCGTACAGGCGTACTTACAGATGGAGATGGACGAGTCTTCCAAAAAGTACTTGACGATCAACACTACAAAAGGTCTCTATCAATACAACCGCCATGGTATTCGGTATAGCCTCAGCTCCGGCAATATGGCAGAAGGCCATGGAACAAGTCCTACAAGGCATACCAAATACACAATGCTATTTGGACGACATTGTAATTACCGGAACCAATGATGACGACCACCTTACAAACCTGGAAAAAGTACTCAAGAGATTGGAAGATTTTGGATTACGGGCCAACAAAGCCAAGTGTGAGTTTTTCCAGGATGCC is a genomic window of Alosa sapidissima isolate fAloSap1 chromosome 10, fAloSap1.pri, whole genome shotgun sequence containing:
- the LOC121721037 gene encoding LOW QUALITY PROTEIN: uncharacterized protein K02A2.6-like (The sequence of the model RefSeq protein was modified relative to this genomic sequence to represent the inferred CDS: deleted 1 base in 1 codon): MELDTGSTLSVISNKDYQAHLPHLKLQPTTVILKTYTGERITPMGMVTVKVQYGEQKCVLPLYVIERGGVPLFGREWLREVKLDWQSIKEMQSITVTEKQSSRTTSERLNKMLTNAGKVFQEGIGTLKHMKAQIVLEDKAVPKFHKARQVPYALRPKVENELHKLENEGILSKVDWSEWATLIVPVVKGNGSVRICGDFKVTINPVLKAEQYPLPHIDDIFAALGQGKRFSKIDLVQAYLQMEMDESSKKYLTINTTKGLYQYNRMVFGIASAPAIWQKAMEQVLQGIPNTQCYLDDIVITGTNDDDHLTNLEKVLKRLEDFGLRANKAKCEFFQDAIEYCASNGQAERFIQTFKQSIKAMDKDRGSLQHKIANFLLAYRNSTRATTGQTPAMLFLGRTLT